In Hemiscyllium ocellatum isolate sHemOce1 chromosome 5, sHemOce1.pat.X.cur, whole genome shotgun sequence, the following are encoded in one genomic region:
- the tril gene encoding TLR4 interactor with leucine rich repeats, giving the protein MESLWMVWLLFLCLICSAESFCPSQCECQLQKLLCTNRGLRTVPETQHNAADVLTYSLGGNFIGNISDSDFPRFTGLLRLDLQYNRIEHIHPKTFEKLARLEELYLGNNIISAIPASAFHYLRSLRLLNMNNNSLKKLHPAIFSHLHNLMRLRLDGNSLEVLQDAVFKHLGKLLYLQLESNQIHTISANTFINLRKLIYLNLAKNNQTSLHSRALFAHLRSLTTLILAENKIQYIGNRVFQMQQKLARLSLSQNKIFQLASRAFEGLSGLKELLINGNLLREVPDKLLDPLQKLEELDLSQNQISSVHPQAFKELAALKVLKLTSNRLTYLPGDVFVFSNSLYSLDLGDNNWTCNCHLKGLKQWMSLVHGQGRLLTIFVQCNDPPALNGRYLDYLTDAEMQAAGRADLCHSQKAQPLANRSQGAPDGIVLSAAHVDVQSDQERFLQPGKTQTESTMHQQEIVSRQKAPSLPTMVPHLLPKSKHILLLPKPTKTVTTSPSLGNVAEAPQSQTVTRETLEVFTPYTTVLVSSKSERYYLLKSKDKLVQKPLITDPCEFNKLYITNLTVDGVTSSTATIRWKVAHPGFRNAIHFRVLFDRFGQSVTFHRFIYVKDRLEWVTLRELQADTPYIVCLESVISDHVCQVASRDHCLGVLTLPLKKGALDVQHFILILSAANAFLVFLGLTIWMSRVLRKLRRKRAPVNVRRMYSTRRPLRSMGSGVSAGDCGGFQSNRSRSVMYQLNEADLMDFQSDRLMDINLRSEDLGQRYAD; this is encoded by the coding sequence ATGGAAAGTTTGTGGATGGTCTGgctgctatttctttgtttgaTCTGCTCTGCCGAATCGTTCTGCCCTTCGCAATGTGAGTGCCAGCTGCAGAAGCTGCTGTGCACGAACCGAGGTCTCCGCACGGTCCCGGAAACCCAGCACAATGCTGCGGACGTCCTGACTTACAGCTTAGGGGGCAACTTTATCGGCAACATCTCTGACTCGGACTTCCCGCGGTTCACCGGGCTGCTCCGGCTGGACTTACAGTACAACAGGATCGAGCACATTCACCCCAAAACCTTCGAGAAACTTGCCCGGCTGGAGGAGCTGTACTTGGGCAATAACATCATCTCGGCTATCCCCGCCAGTGCTTTCCATTATCTCCGCAGCCTGAGGCTTTTAAACATGAATAATAACAGTCTGAAGAAGCTGCATCCTGCTATCTTTTCACATCTTCATAATTTAATGAGGTTAAGACTTGACGGCAATTCTCTGGAGGTTCTGCAAGATGCAGTTTTCAAACATCTGGGAAAGCTCCTTTACCTGCAGTTGGAGTCCAATCAGATCCACACCATCAGTGCAAATACTTTCATAAACTTGAGGAAGTTGATCTATTTAAACCTAGCCAAGAACAACCAGACTTCCTTACACAGCAGGGCCCTGTTCGCCCACCTCAGGTCACTGACCACTTTAATCCTGGCCGAGAATAAGATCCAATATATCGGCAACCGAGTGTTCCAAATGCAGCAGAAACTGGCCAGGCTCAGTCTCAGCCAGAACAAAATCTTCCAGCTCGCCAGCAGAGCCTTCGAAGGCCTGAGCGGGTTAAAGGAGCTGCTCATCAATGGTAACCTACTGAGGGAAGTCCCAGACAAACTGCTGGACCCTTTGCAAAAGCTGGAAGAGTTGGATCTCAGCCAGAACCAGATCAGCAGCGTACACCCGCAGGCCTTTAAAGAGCTGGCGGCTCTGAAGGTGTTAAAACTGACCAGCAATCGCCTGACATACCTGCCCGGGGATGTGTTTGTGTTTAGCAACTCCCTTTACAGCCTCGACCTGGGGGATAATAACTGGACGTGCAACTGCCACCTCAAAGGCCTGAAGCAGTGGATGAGCTTGGTGCACGGCCAAGGAAGGTTGCTCACCATCTTCGTTCAGTGCAATGACCCCCCTGCGTTGAATGGGAGGTACCTCGATTACCTGACTGATGCGGAGATGCAGGCCGCGGGCAGAGCTGACCTGTGTCACTCTCAGAAGGCCCAGCCTTTGGCGAACCGTTCTCAAGGCGCTCCAGATGGCATCGTACTGTCTGCGGCGCACGTCGATGTGCAGTCAGACCAGGAGCGTTTCCTGCAGCCAGGCAAAACACAGACTGAAAGCACCATGCACCAACAAGAAATTGTCAGCCGGCAGAAAGCACCTTCTTTGCCTACGATGGTGCCCCACCTATTGCCTAAAAGTAAGCACATCCTTCTCCTGCCGAAACCAACCAAAACAGTTACAACCAGCCCGAGCCTGGGAAATGTTGCAGAAGCTCCACAATCCCAGACTGTGACACGGGAGACCTTAGAAGTCTTCACTCCTTACACTACAGTCCTGGTTTCATCCAAGTCAGAGCGTTATTATTTGCTGAAATCTAAGGACAAGTTAGTGCAGAAACCACTGATAACAGATCCATGTGAGTTTAATAAGCTCTACATTACCAACCTAACAGTGGATGGGGTTACCTCATCCACCGCCACGATCAGATGGAAGGTAGCACATCCCGGTTTCAGAAATGCTATACATTTTCGGGTGCTCTTTGACAGGTTTGGCCAATCAGTGACATTTCATCGCTTCATCTATGTCAAGGATAGACTGGAATGGGTCACTCTGAGAGAGCTGCAGGCAGACACTCCTTACATTGTGTGCCTGGAAAGTGTCATCTCTGACCACGTCTGCCAAGTGGCCTCCCGCGATCACTGCCTGGGGGTCCTAACCTTGCCCCTGAAGAAAGGTGCCCTGGACGTGCAGCACTTTATTTTGATCTTGTCAGCTGCCAATGCTTTCCTGGTATTCCTAGGCCTCACAATCTGGATGTCCAGAGTGCTGAGGAAACTGCGAAGGAAGCGGGCCCCAGTCAACGTGAGGCGGATGTACTCCACACGCCGCCCGCTGCGCTCCATGGGCTCAGGGGTTTCAGCAGGCGACTGTGGAGGTTTCCAGTCTAACAGATCGCGATCAGTCATGTATCAACTGAATGAGGCTGATCTGATGGATTTCCAGTCAGATCGGCTCATGGACATCAATTTAAGGAGCGAAGACCTTGGACAACGGTATGCTGATTAA